TTGCCGAAGATCGATCAGAACGCTCCAAAGGTCTACTGCCACCTTTAAAAGGCAAATCCTCAGGTTTAAAGGGTATCCCTTTAAACTCATTTACTGGTGGTAATTGAGTAGTAATAAAAACCTTGCGTTTACTACTATTCCAATAAACATGGGCACCAAAGCATTCACTTATAAAACGTAAGGGTACCATAGTCCGATCTCCTTTAATTATGGCGGTAGTATCTAAAGGGATTTTTTCTCCATTTTTATAAGCAAAATTTTTCCCCACAGTTAAAGAAATAGTACCTACTGAATGTTCAATTTCAACGGTTTGAGTAGGGGCAAGCCAAACTACTTTCCCTTTTAAAGCCTTAGTAACAAAGCGAAGTGGTACTAAAGTACGATTATCGGCATTAATCAAAGGCTGTTGATCGGGAAAAGTTATTTTTTCTTGATCAACATAAACACTTACAGAGGC
This genomic stretch from Clostridia bacterium harbors:
- a CDS encoding copper amine oxidase N-terminal domain-containing protein, whose product is MRHKKMFYLIILLGLMIPTLALASVSVYVDQEKITFPDQQPLINADNRTLVPLRFVTKALKGKVVWLAPTQTVEIEHSVGTISLTVGKNFAYKNGEKIPLDTTAIIKGDRTMVPLRFISECFGAHVYWNSSKRKVFITTQLPPVNEFKGIPFKPEDLPFKGGSRPLERSDRSSARVQYVQVNDLPIRLSSDYIIYGLTVDNEYIEIKQYSSINIPAPMYMIENGQLSRGRRYTSDLQESTIFTYKYPVQSRLEQALGERPVNLADIEGFTFHALCEGNFRMLVIANPLYQGEN